A DNA window from Vibrio tarriae contains the following coding sequences:
- a CDS encoding flavohemoglobin expression-modulating QEGLA motif protein, whose protein sequence is MPNPVSNVYSLEEMLSLIQREQPFAGELESAGCFIKIEDYLPVVCTAIHAGSRLREDLLKQCQLSKTERNLEEAPYTDQFIASQPITLCGLDSRFEYDLNRAKTLSTRYKSAWNRPLSDKQRTESHRKHSEFYQLYEALIRKLEAMHGMVIVFDMYAYNYKQLGDKPTPVFNVGTAQIDMQRWGSVVKRFCAELSKIQLPHIENSTEINAVFEGRGYLIAHTNAHFDRTLVLPTEVKKVFMEEDTGTVYPLVLNALCSGLKGALSQTSAYFQRRHNRRRISKAKMLGSSIEPAILSIDDALSKLTRKVETLKYVNPTNINIEQKRFEAAPSRYKPEFRYKQLPINANEFKQQLYQLPIETISDPDLKQLYGSMVDKLSEKIDLLTSIGQESFLYNSLRFYGRPNRTAIENAKFLLYAKTLPEEKGELYNADQAAEIMLKKAQEWGMHCHITPTASLAARAMVSGKKPPTLYLNSKVMYSHAEIQRLIQHEIGVHLATTFNGRMQPLRVFSIGLPGATESQEGLAILAEYKAGYMSHERLKTLATRVLAVDSMLKEHNFYQTFSYLTEEYGVDRESAFVTTTRVYRGGGFTKDHLYLEGFINTLQQAQKRSLDNLLVGKCSYQYLDLIDELVERGWLIKPQFRFDDLGSEPEPTLKYLIESLRH, encoded by the coding sequence ATGCCCAACCCAGTTTCTAACGTTTATTCTCTTGAAGAGATGTTATCGCTGATCCAGCGAGAGCAGCCTTTCGCCGGAGAGCTCGAATCTGCTGGCTGTTTTATCAAGATAGAAGACTATCTGCCCGTGGTTTGTACTGCTATCCATGCAGGAAGCCGTTTACGCGAAGATTTGCTCAAACAGTGCCAACTGAGCAAAACGGAACGTAATCTTGAAGAAGCACCTTATACCGATCAATTTATTGCCTCCCAGCCCATCACTTTGTGTGGCCTCGATTCTCGCTTCGAGTACGATCTGAACCGCGCGAAAACCCTCAGTACCCGCTATAAATCTGCCTGGAATCGCCCTTTGAGCGATAAACAGCGTACAGAGAGCCATCGTAAGCACAGCGAGTTTTATCAACTCTATGAGGCGTTAATCCGCAAACTTGAAGCGATGCATGGCATGGTGATTGTGTTTGATATGTACGCTTACAACTATAAACAGCTGGGTGATAAACCCACTCCAGTGTTTAACGTAGGTACCGCACAAATCGACATGCAACGTTGGGGCTCCGTGGTGAAGCGTTTCTGTGCTGAACTGAGTAAAATTCAGCTACCGCACATCGAAAATAGCACCGAAATCAACGCGGTATTTGAAGGCCGTGGCTATTTAATTGCCCATACCAACGCTCATTTTGACCGAACGTTAGTACTCCCCACCGAAGTAAAAAAAGTCTTCATGGAGGAGGATACTGGCACTGTCTATCCCTTGGTGTTAAACGCGCTGTGTAGCGGCCTTAAAGGTGCATTGAGCCAAACCAGTGCCTATTTTCAGCGTCGTCATAATCGTCGCCGAATAAGCAAAGCGAAAATGCTTGGCTCATCGATTGAACCAGCGATTTTGAGTATTGATGATGCGCTGTCCAAACTGACGCGCAAAGTTGAGACACTTAAATACGTCAACCCAACCAATATCAATATTGAGCAAAAGCGTTTTGAAGCGGCACCGAGTCGCTACAAACCCGAGTTTCGCTACAAACAGTTACCCATCAATGCCAATGAATTTAAACAGCAACTGTATCAATTGCCAATCGAGACCATTTCCGATCCTGATTTGAAACAGTTGTACGGCTCGATGGTCGATAAACTGAGCGAAAAAATCGACTTGCTCACCAGCATAGGTCAGGAATCCTTCCTGTATAACTCGCTGCGTTTTTATGGCCGACCGAATCGTACCGCGATAGAAAACGCGAAATTTCTACTCTACGCCAAGACGTTACCGGAAGAGAAAGGCGAGCTGTATAACGCGGATCAAGCCGCTGAAATCATGCTCAAAAAAGCACAGGAATGGGGTATGCATTGCCATATTACACCCACCGCATCACTGGCAGCGCGGGCTATGGTGAGTGGCAAAAAGCCTCCAACCTTATATCTCAATAGCAAGGTGATGTACTCACATGCAGAGATACAGCGCCTAATTCAGCATGAAATTGGCGTTCATCTCGCCACTACCTTTAACGGCCGCATGCAGCCTTTGCGCGTGTTTTCGATTGGTTTACCCGGCGCAACAGAGTCACAAGAAGGGTTAGCCATTTTGGCGGAATACAAAGCGGGTTATATGTCGCATGAGCGACTCAAAACCTTGGCAACGCGAGTGTTGGCGGTCGATTCCATGCTTAAAGAGCACAATTTCTACCAAACCTTCAGCTACTTAACCGAAGAGTATGGTGTCGATCGAGAAAGCGCCTTTGTGACCACCACACGGGTATATCGCGGCGGAGGTTTCACCAAAGATCACCTTTATCTCGAAGGGTTTATCAATACCTTACAGCAAGCGCAAAAGCGCAGTTTAGATAATCTATTGGTCGGGAAATGTAGCTATCAATATCTTGATTTAATTGATGAACTGGTCGAGCGCGGTTGGCTGATTAAACCCCAATTCCGTTTCGATGATTTAGGCAGCGAGCCAGAGCCCACCCTCAAATATTTGATTGAGTCGCTACGCCACTAA
- a CDS encoding DUF3081 domain-containing protein, with amino-acid sequence MKNELEPSKVLSAYETVMANGSPTEFGKIYEGIEAYADYDGYNIFMRGNGVELKIGFHNTYHLAYEQEHLRDSFLKKLSMLAK; translated from the coding sequence ATGAAAAATGAACTGGAACCGAGCAAAGTCTTATCGGCGTATGAAACGGTAATGGCAAATGGCTCACCTACCGAGTTCGGCAAGATCTATGAAGGGATTGAAGCGTATGCGGATTATGATGGCTACAACATTTTCATGCGTGGTAATGGAGTTGAGCTGAAAATTGGCTTCCACAATACCTACCATTTGGCCTATGAGCAGGAGCACTTACGTGACAGTTTTCTGAAAAAACTGAGCATGTTGGCGAAATAA
- the nagB gene encoding glucosamine-6-phosphate deaminase gives MRLIPLKAAAQVGKWAAAHIVKRINEFQPTAERPFVLGLPTGGTPLATYKALIEMHKAGEVSFKHVVTFNMDEYVGLAADHPESYRSFMYNNFFNHIDIQEENINLLNGNTDDHEAECKRYEDKIKSYGKINLFMGGVGNDGHIAFNEPASSLSSRTRIKTLTEDTRIANSRFFDGDINQVPKYALTIGVGTLLDAQEIMILVTGHNKALALQAAVEGSVNHLWTVSALQLHPKAVIVCDEPSTQELKVKTVKYFTELEAKNIVGF, from the coding sequence ATGAGACTTATCCCACTGAAAGCGGCAGCACAAGTTGGTAAATGGGCAGCTGCACACATTGTTAAGCGTATCAACGAGTTTCAACCAACGGCTGAACGTCCTTTTGTATTGGGACTCCCTACTGGTGGTACGCCACTAGCGACTTATAAAGCGCTGATCGAAATGCATAAAGCGGGTGAAGTGAGCTTCAAACACGTCGTCACTTTCAACATGGATGAGTATGTTGGCCTCGCCGCAGACCACCCTGAGTCTTATCGCTCATTTATGTACAACAACTTCTTCAATCACATTGATATTCAAGAAGAAAACATCAATCTGCTGAACGGCAATACTGATGATCACGAAGCAGAATGCAAACGCTACGAAGACAAGATCAAGTCATACGGCAAGATCAACCTATTCATGGGTGGTGTAGGTAATGATGGCCATATCGCCTTCAATGAACCAGCGTCTTCTCTTTCTTCACGCACTCGCATCAAAACCCTGACCGAAGATACTCGTATCGCTAACTCACGTTTCTTTGATGGTGATATCAACCAAGTACCTAAGTATGCACTGACTATCGGTGTGGGCACTTTGTTGGATGCACAAGAGATCATGATTCTGGTGACTGGCCACAACAAGGCGCTGGCGCTGCAAGCGGCAGTTGAAGGTAGCGTAAACCACCTATGGACGGTGTCTGCACTGCAACTGCACCCTAAAGCCGTGATCGTGTGTGATGAACCGTCAACCCAAGAGCTGAAAGTGAAAACCGTTAAATATTTCACTGAGTTAGAAGCCAAAAACATCGTAGGCTTCTAA
- a CDS encoding tetratricopeptide repeat protein, whose amino-acid sequence MNIIGIAIGATGLTLILIFVWMIVLSVRRKRLEAERRAREEAYRKALERNREQERKERLFKAESGHIPTILFLAKEAERNSLKEALFWYEKAAHLDNIPAMYGIVRVCQRIREDVIAKEKAKFWQTCVRGLEGDLAAKFETGVAWLYGRGIEVNVSKGIGLIQEAAEANFIDAILFMGGWCVSKDNIAPTPADSTFWYSKAAHMGSAEGMMKLGQNLLHGIGGASDFPMACYWLERASEKGHPEAMYHAGEAWIDRGAHGKAIAYIWLFLSASMGYEPAKNLRDLVGGKLGVESIVGLQALAKPLQRKLATSSVTKHSMIRALNKLYKRQIPIPTKHVVDPVAEQEAESLIDLIEPNALNDVSHATSERLDFSQGPIDSLPFDKR is encoded by the coding sequence ATGAATATTATCGGAATTGCGATTGGCGCTACCGGGCTAACACTTATCCTGATCTTCGTCTGGATGATTGTGTTATCCGTAAGACGTAAGCGGTTAGAAGCAGAACGCAGAGCCAGAGAAGAAGCGTATCGCAAAGCCTTAGAGCGCAACCGAGAGCAAGAACGTAAAGAAAGATTGTTTAAAGCTGAATCAGGACACATTCCAACCATTTTGTTTTTAGCCAAAGAAGCGGAACGCAACAGCTTAAAAGAAGCCTTGTTTTGGTATGAAAAAGCCGCCCATCTCGACAATATCCCAGCCATGTACGGCATTGTGCGTGTTTGCCAACGTATCCGTGAAGATGTGATTGCGAAAGAGAAGGCAAAGTTTTGGCAAACGTGTGTGCGCGGTTTAGAAGGCGATCTGGCCGCCAAATTTGAAACTGGCGTAGCATGGCTTTACGGGCGAGGAATCGAAGTTAACGTTTCGAAAGGTATCGGGTTAATTCAAGAGGCGGCAGAGGCCAATTTCATTGATGCAATATTGTTTATGGGAGGGTGGTGTGTTTCGAAAGATAACATTGCTCCAACGCCTGCCGATTCTACCTTCTGGTACAGCAAAGCTGCCCATATGGGAAGTGCCGAAGGCATGATGAAGTTGGGACAAAATCTGTTGCACGGCATTGGTGGGGCCAGTGATTTCCCGATGGCGTGTTACTGGTTAGAGCGTGCCTCAGAAAAAGGGCACCCTGAAGCCATGTATCATGCCGGTGAAGCGTGGATTGACCGTGGTGCTCACGGTAAAGCAATTGCGTATATTTGGTTGTTCCTTTCGGCTTCTATGGGGTATGAGCCTGCGAAAAATCTGCGTGATTTGGTGGGTGGTAAGCTCGGAGTGGAATCGATTGTCGGTTTACAAGCCTTGGCCAAACCGCTGCAACGTAAATTAGCCACCAGTTCGGTGACTAAACATTCGATGATTCGTGCGCTGAATAAACTGTATAAACGCCAAATCCCCATCCCGACGAAGCATGTCGTGGATCCGGTGGCAGAACAAGAAGCCGAGTCTTTAATTGATTTAATTGAACCTAATGCTCTCAATGACGTGTCTCATGCTACCAGTGAGCGATTGGATTTCTCACAAGGCCCAATCGATAGCCTCCCGTTTGACAAAAGATAA
- a CDS encoding MalM family protein produces the protein MMFRALLLGGCIALAGCQSATVVEQVKSNAGQEVQQIGQLQATKVKLPSTTKMALTKETQYLRNQVIASPVALFEIPADRGQMTLTITSEIGDSVFYPHVMIVDAQGQVVESYEETTFEYRKPRLHLGNRLVAELDFYPPQGYKSLFVLVYTKQQDLQGVTYVAHPARIDAEARGNYLPEVKDIPVPHTLTGTIELDVSGPSFLSFVRSEDRQSATSTDAAKTQIQVQPDTQTYYFSSIERAVQANDLPKALSLLDEAKALGIEGAQEVFVKAVNVRK, from the coding sequence ATGATGTTTAGAGCCTTATTACTCGGGGGATGCATTGCATTAGCCGGTTGTCAGAGTGCAACTGTCGTTGAGCAAGTAAAATCTAATGCAGGGCAGGAGGTTCAGCAGATTGGTCAATTGCAAGCGACGAAAGTGAAGTTGCCTAGCACGACTAAGATGGCGTTGACCAAGGAAACGCAGTATTTGCGCAATCAGGTGATTGCAAGCCCTGTCGCATTGTTTGAGATCCCCGCAGATCGTGGCCAAATGACATTGACGATCACCAGTGAAATTGGTGATTCGGTGTTTTACCCGCATGTGATGATTGTCGATGCTCAAGGTCAAGTCGTGGAATCCTACGAAGAGACGACCTTTGAGTACCGTAAACCCCGTTTACATTTAGGGAATCGCTTAGTCGCGGAGTTGGATTTTTATCCGCCACAAGGTTACAAATCGCTGTTTGTTTTGGTTTATACCAAACAGCAAGATTTACAAGGCGTCACATATGTTGCTCATCCCGCGAGGATTGATGCCGAGGCTCGGGGAAACTATCTACCTGAAGTGAAAGATATTCCTGTACCGCATACCTTAACTGGAACGATTGAACTGGATGTGTCTGGGCCTTCTTTCTTGTCCTTTGTACGCAGTGAAGATCGCCAATCCGCGACATCAACGGATGCTGCGAAAACTCAAATTCAGGTTCAGCCAGATACGCAAACCTATTACTTCTCTTCCATAGAACGAGCCGTACAAGCGAATGATTTACCTAAGGCGCTGAGTCTGTTAGATGAAGCGAAAGCACTGGGAATTGAAGGCGCCCAAGAAGTGTTTGTGAAAGCGGTTAACGTTCGCAAATAA
- the lamB gene encoding maltoporin LamB, translating into MKKVSVIAAAVAATLAAGSAFAVDFNGYFRAGTGISGNGNADIAFQKAGVGRLGNENDNYYEFGFSEELKTGEQTWKVESMIAQGNNGANGWEDGDFNVAQFNVQAKGLLASDQEAVMWAGKRYYQRKDIHITDFYFLNTSGTGGGIENLSVGNQKLSVALVQDGDNTNSSGYIFDARLANIGLWENATLELAVAYNFATEKDGKTELADDGVMGTAILHQGLSNGFNQTVFQYGTAGYGAQVANFWGAGTYYGRGSADNNDANGFRLLNWGVINLGEAWEMGHQLAYLSGSDIGTAKADIDQYSVVVRPMYKWNDTMRTVFEAGYNSGDNDKGEDFEYSKFTVAQAWAMGNSFWARPELRVYGSYLTDHEGTTFGNKGDSDFVMGIQVEAWW; encoded by the coding sequence ATGAAAAAAGTAAGTGTAATTGCTGCCGCAGTGGCCGCGACGCTCGCAGCTGGTTCTGCTTTCGCTGTCGATTTCAATGGCTACTTCCGCGCAGGTACTGGAATTAGTGGTAACGGCAATGCGGACATTGCGTTTCAAAAAGCGGGTGTTGGTCGTCTTGGTAACGAAAACGACAACTACTATGAGTTTGGTTTTTCAGAAGAGCTGAAAACCGGTGAACAAACGTGGAAAGTGGAGTCAATGATTGCGCAAGGCAATAACGGCGCAAATGGCTGGGAAGATGGCGATTTTAACGTAGCACAGTTCAACGTTCAGGCTAAAGGTTTACTTGCATCTGATCAGGAAGCGGTGATGTGGGCGGGTAAGCGTTACTACCAACGTAAAGATATTCACATCACGGATTTCTACTTCCTAAACACATCTGGTACTGGTGGTGGTATTGAAAATCTGTCTGTCGGTAATCAAAAACTGTCAGTCGCTTTGGTTCAAGATGGCGATAATACCAATTCTTCCGGTTACATTTTTGATGCTCGCCTAGCGAATATCGGTCTGTGGGAAAACGCGACTCTTGAATTAGCAGTGGCATACAACTTCGCCACTGAGAAAGATGGTAAAACTGAACTGGCTGATGACGGTGTAATGGGTACGGCGATTCTGCATCAAGGTCTGAGCAATGGTTTTAACCAAACTGTATTCCAATACGGTACTGCAGGTTACGGCGCTCAAGTGGCTAATTTCTGGGGGGCGGGTACTTACTATGGTCGCGGCTCTGCAGACAACAATGATGCGAACGGTTTCCGTCTATTGAACTGGGGTGTGATTAACCTTGGTGAAGCGTGGGAAATGGGCCATCAATTGGCTTATCTATCAGGCTCTGACATTGGTACTGCTAAAGCAGATATCGATCAGTACTCAGTAGTTGTTCGTCCAATGTACAAGTGGAACGACACTATGCGCACTGTGTTTGAAGCCGGTTACAACAGCGGTGACAACGACAAAGGCGAAGATTTCGAATACAGCAAGTTCACCGTTGCTCAAGCTTGGGCAATGGGTAACAGCTTCTGGGCTCGTCCTGAACTGCGTGTTTACGGCTCATACCTGACGGATCATGAAGGTACGACTTTTGGTAACAAAGGTGATTCAGATTTCGTGATGGGTATTCAAGTTGAAGCTTGGTGGTAA
- the glgX gene encoding glycogen debranching protein GlgX produces MKMNLSTPFPLGATLDAEGCNFAIYAPANRDILLALFHADGSYETHQLEHEYAGVKHTHISGIHAGQKYGYLIQLNDELHYISDPYARALEGPLHYAPPFDSHKSFDLPKCVVTDTHFDWQNVAKPRIARDEMVLFETHVKGLTQLNPDVEKALRGKYLGLVSQPMLDFYRQQNINTLQLLPIAACMHEPHLLESGKVNYWGYNPYVFMAPDPRYASKDAVNELKTTIRELHRNGIQVILDVVYNHTAEGGTNGPVFNLKTLDPNYYLHHGDHYANYTGCGNTVDLSNQAALNLVMDTLRCWVTEYQIDGFRFDLAATLGRRGDEFSKEAAFFKAVAQDPVLREVKLIAEPWDIGPNGYQVGNFPFGWNETNDKLRDITRSFWRGDLGFLKEFATRLMGSRDLYSAANWPYKLTVNYITYHDGFTLQDLVSYKHKHNEANGEQNRDGHGDNRSDNYGFEGDTDSIVIRATRERQKRNFMASLLFAFGIPHILTADVLSHTQKGNNNAYCQDNDISWLNWENNETKQDFREWLAGMVAARQTYMVPFIRAFSGENRNNNRIAWRRVDGKPMEMDDWNRLSSVALHIGIGSDGPEMLYLINQTNAPARFVLPKDRQQDWRLICDTNMRHAQHGHAEGEVLQLPVSMSILHYQPKKKSA; encoded by the coding sequence ATGAAAATGAACCTGTCAACGCCTTTCCCATTAGGAGCAACACTCGATGCAGAGGGTTGTAACTTTGCGATTTATGCTCCAGCCAATCGAGATATTCTCTTGGCTCTCTTTCATGCTGACGGTAGCTATGAAACACATCAGCTTGAACATGAATATGCAGGGGTCAAACATACGCATATTTCTGGCATTCATGCTGGGCAGAAATACGGTTATTTAATCCAGCTCAATGATGAATTGCATTATATTTCTGACCCTTACGCGCGAGCGTTAGAAGGGCCGCTGCATTATGCTCCCCCATTTGACAGCCATAAAAGTTTTGATCTGCCAAAATGTGTAGTCACAGATACCCACTTTGATTGGCAAAACGTGGCTAAGCCGCGTATCGCCCGAGATGAAATGGTGTTATTTGAAACCCATGTCAAAGGGTTAACCCAATTAAATCCGGATGTAGAAAAAGCACTGCGTGGCAAATATTTAGGTTTGGTGAGCCAGCCTATGCTGGATTTTTATCGCCAGCAAAATATTAATACCCTGCAGCTACTCCCAATTGCAGCTTGTATGCATGAGCCCCATCTCTTGGAAAGTGGCAAGGTCAATTATTGGGGCTATAACCCTTATGTATTTATGGCCCCCGATCCACGTTACGCAAGTAAAGACGCCGTCAATGAACTAAAAACCACCATCCGTGAGCTGCATCGCAACGGCATCCAAGTCATTTTGGATGTGGTGTATAACCACACGGCAGAAGGTGGAACCAATGGACCGGTGTTCAACCTCAAAACCCTTGATCCAAACTACTATCTGCACCATGGCGATCACTACGCCAACTATACTGGATGTGGCAACACGGTCGATCTCTCCAACCAAGCGGCACTGAATTTGGTGATGGACACGCTTCGCTGTTGGGTAACGGAATATCAGATTGACGGTTTTCGTTTCGATTTAGCCGCCACCCTCGGCCGCCGTGGTGATGAGTTCAGCAAAGAAGCGGCCTTTTTCAAAGCCGTTGCACAAGATCCGGTGCTGCGCGAAGTGAAGCTGATTGCCGAACCTTGGGATATTGGCCCCAATGGCTACCAAGTGGGTAACTTTCCTTTTGGTTGGAATGAAACCAACGACAAACTACGCGATATTACCCGTAGCTTCTGGCGTGGCGACCTAGGCTTTTTGAAGGAGTTTGCGACACGCCTCATGGGTTCACGCGACCTCTACAGCGCGGCTAACTGGCCTTACAAACTGACCGTCAACTACATCACCTATCACGATGGGTTTACGCTGCAAGATTTAGTGTCTTATAAACACAAACACAACGAAGCGAATGGCGAACAAAACCGCGATGGCCATGGTGATAACCGCTCAGACAACTACGGTTTTGAAGGTGACACCGACAGTATCGTGATCCGCGCGACTCGTGAGCGGCAGAAACGTAACTTTATGGCCAGCCTGCTGTTTGCTTTCGGTATTCCACACATTCTCACCGCCGATGTGCTCTCACACACTCAAAAAGGCAACAATAACGCTTACTGTCAAGACAACGACATCAGCTGGTTAAACTGGGAAAACAACGAAACCAAACAAGATTTTCGTGAATGGCTTGCCGGAATGGTAGCGGCAAGACAAACCTACATGGTGCCCTTTATTCGCGCATTTAGTGGCGAAAACCGTAACAATAACCGTATTGCTTGGCGTAGGGTGGATGGCAAACCTATGGAAATGGATGACTGGAATCGCCTCTCCTCGGTCGCTTTGCATATCGGCATTGGTAGTGATGGCCCTGAAATGTTGTATTTGATTAATCAAACCAACGCGCCAGCGCGCTTTGTGCTCCCCAAAGATAGGCAGCAGGATTGGCGTTTGATTTGCGATACCAATATGCGCCATGCTCAACATGGTCATGCTGAAGGTGAAGTGTTGCAACTGCCTGTTTCAATGTCGATTTTGCACTATCAACCGAAGAAAAAATCGGCTTAA
- a CDS encoding DUF2999 family protein gives MNPILAMLKENNISNEQINELFQTLTQNPLAAMATLAQLGLPQDKLQMLLAQVMQNPALIKQAVEELGLDFAKVEEAKAKLQQ, from the coding sequence ATGAACCCCATTCTAGCGATGCTGAAAGAAAACAATATCAGTAACGAGCAGATCAACGAGTTGTTTCAAACTCTGACCCAAAACCCGCTTGCCGCCATGGCCACATTAGCGCAATTGGGACTTCCCCAAGACAAATTGCAAATGCTGCTTGCGCAAGTGATGCAAAATCCAGCGCTGATCAAACAAGCCGTTGAAGAGCTGGGACTCGACTTCGCGAAAGTGGAAGAAGCGAAAGCCAAACTTCAACAATAA